A genomic window from Motacilla alba alba isolate MOTALB_02 chromosome 6, Motacilla_alba_V1.0_pri, whole genome shotgun sequence includes:
- the ACADSB gene encoding short/branched chain specific acyl-CoA dehydrogenase, mitochondrial isoform X1, with protein sequence MAAAAGAWLRGCAKQLRRHMPARLAPWRVSACAFSSSKSEPKPNVAGDGLACAPLQMFTEEEAMLKDMVTKFAQERVAPFVQKMDENAKMEDSIVQGLFEQGLMSIELGEEYGGTGASFFSIILAVEELAKVDPAVALVCELQNTLTNKLFTTYGTEEQKRTYLPKVSKDTLGSFCLSEAGSGSDAFSLKTRAEKKGDYYIINGSKMWISLAEDAGVFFVMANTDPSSGYRGITCFVVDRNTEGLHVGKKEDKLGIRACSTCPVTLDNVKVPESSILGQVGQGYKYAIGMLNTGRIGIAAQMLGLAQGCFDRTVPYTKERVQFGKSVFDFQGMQHQIAQVATQLEAARLLTYNAARLAEAGRPAIKEASMAKYFTAEVATLTTSKCIEWMGGVGFTKNYPIEKYYRDCKIGTIYEGTSNIQLSTIAKFLAQEY encoded by the exons CAGCTGAGAAGACACATGCCAGCACGCCTGGCTCCTTGGAGGGTTTCTGCCTGTGCTTTTAGCTCCTCCAAATCAGAGCCCAAGCCAAACGTAGCCGGTGATGGACTTGCCTGTGCTCCACTTCAAATGTTCACTGAAGAGGAGGCCATGCTGAAAGACATGG TGACCAAATTTGCCCAGGAGCGAGTTGCACCTTTCGTGCAAAAAATGGACGAGAATGCAAAAATGGAAGACTCCATCGTGCAGGGATTGTTTGAACAAGGG ctgATGAGTATTGAGCTTGGGGAAGAATATGGAGGAACTGgagcttcctttttttcaatCATATTGGCAGTGGAAGAATTGGCCAAAGTTGATCCAGCTGTGGCTCTTGTGTGTGAACTCCAAAACACTCTAACCAATAAATTGTTTACCACCTATggaacagaagaacaaaagagAACTTACCTGCCCAAGGTGTCCAAAGATACA TTAGGGAGTTTCTGTCTTTCCGAGGCTGGGTCTGGCAGTGATGCTTTTTCCTTGAAGACTCGAGCTGAAAAGAAGGGAGATTACTACATCATCAATGGCTCAAAGATGTGGATCAGCTTAGCAGAGGATGCAGGAGTTTTCTTTGTCATGGCAAATACAGATCCATCCTCA GGCTACAGAGGAATTACATGCTTCGTAGTGGATCGCAACACAGAGGGGCTTCACGTGGGGAAAAAGGAGGACAAGCTGGGCATCAGAGCGTGCTCCACCTGCCCAGTCACCTTGGACAACGTGAAG gtTCCTGAGAGCAGTATCCTGGGCCAAGTTGGACAAGGCTATAAGTATGCCATTGGAATGCTCAATACTGGCAGGATAGGGATTGCTGCACAG atgCTAGGACTGGCCCAGGGGTGTTTTGACCGTACAGTTCCCTACACAAAGGAGAGAGTCCAGTTTGGGAAAAGCGTGTTTGATTTCCAG GGCATGCAGCACCAGATTGCCCAGGTGGCCAcgcagctggaggcagccaggctgctgacCTACAACGCGGCGCGGCTGGCGGAGGCGGGCAGGCCGGCCATCAAGGAGGCCAGCATGGCCAAGTACTTCACTGCTGAG GTTGCAACACTGACAACCAGTAAATGTATTGAATGGATGGGAGGTGTTGGATTCACCAAAAATTACCCAATAGAAAAGTACTACCGTGACTGCAAGATAG GTACAATATATGAAGGAACTTCAAATATCCAGTTGAGCACAATTGCAAAATTCTTAGCACAGGAGTACTGA
- the ACADSB gene encoding short/branched chain specific acyl-CoA dehydrogenase, mitochondrial isoform X2 has protein sequence MAAAAGAWLRGCAKLRRHMPARLAPWRVSACAFSSSKSEPKPNVAGDGLACAPLQMFTEEEAMLKDMVTKFAQERVAPFVQKMDENAKMEDSIVQGLFEQGLMSIELGEEYGGTGASFFSIILAVEELAKVDPAVALVCELQNTLTNKLFTTYGTEEQKRTYLPKVSKDTLGSFCLSEAGSGSDAFSLKTRAEKKGDYYIINGSKMWISLAEDAGVFFVMANTDPSSGYRGITCFVVDRNTEGLHVGKKEDKLGIRACSTCPVTLDNVKVPESSILGQVGQGYKYAIGMLNTGRIGIAAQMLGLAQGCFDRTVPYTKERVQFGKSVFDFQGMQHQIAQVATQLEAARLLTYNAARLAEAGRPAIKEASMAKYFTAEVATLTTSKCIEWMGGVGFTKNYPIEKYYRDCKIGTIYEGTSNIQLSTIAKFLAQEY, from the exons CTGAGAAGACACATGCCAGCACGCCTGGCTCCTTGGAGGGTTTCTGCCTGTGCTTTTAGCTCCTCCAAATCAGAGCCCAAGCCAAACGTAGCCGGTGATGGACTTGCCTGTGCTCCACTTCAAATGTTCACTGAAGAGGAGGCCATGCTGAAAGACATGG TGACCAAATTTGCCCAGGAGCGAGTTGCACCTTTCGTGCAAAAAATGGACGAGAATGCAAAAATGGAAGACTCCATCGTGCAGGGATTGTTTGAACAAGGG ctgATGAGTATTGAGCTTGGGGAAGAATATGGAGGAACTGgagcttcctttttttcaatCATATTGGCAGTGGAAGAATTGGCCAAAGTTGATCCAGCTGTGGCTCTTGTGTGTGAACTCCAAAACACTCTAACCAATAAATTGTTTACCACCTATggaacagaagaacaaaagagAACTTACCTGCCCAAGGTGTCCAAAGATACA TTAGGGAGTTTCTGTCTTTCCGAGGCTGGGTCTGGCAGTGATGCTTTTTCCTTGAAGACTCGAGCTGAAAAGAAGGGAGATTACTACATCATCAATGGCTCAAAGATGTGGATCAGCTTAGCAGAGGATGCAGGAGTTTTCTTTGTCATGGCAAATACAGATCCATCCTCA GGCTACAGAGGAATTACATGCTTCGTAGTGGATCGCAACACAGAGGGGCTTCACGTGGGGAAAAAGGAGGACAAGCTGGGCATCAGAGCGTGCTCCACCTGCCCAGTCACCTTGGACAACGTGAAG gtTCCTGAGAGCAGTATCCTGGGCCAAGTTGGACAAGGCTATAAGTATGCCATTGGAATGCTCAATACTGGCAGGATAGGGATTGCTGCACAG atgCTAGGACTGGCCCAGGGGTGTTTTGACCGTACAGTTCCCTACACAAAGGAGAGAGTCCAGTTTGGGAAAAGCGTGTTTGATTTCCAG GGCATGCAGCACCAGATTGCCCAGGTGGCCAcgcagctggaggcagccaggctgctgacCTACAACGCGGCGCGGCTGGCGGAGGCGGGCAGGCCGGCCATCAAGGAGGCCAGCATGGCCAAGTACTTCACTGCTGAG GTTGCAACACTGACAACCAGTAAATGTATTGAATGGATGGGAGGTGTTGGATTCACCAAAAATTACCCAATAGAAAAGTACTACCGTGACTGCAAGATAG GTACAATATATGAAGGAACTTCAAATATCCAGTTGAGCACAATTGCAAAATTCTTAGCACAGGAGTACTGA